The genomic segment CCTACGAAAACCGCGGCAAAAAGCAGGGTGGTGGCGACCAGGCGTTTCATCGGGATAGGGGAGCTGTCTAGGTCTGTCAAGATTAAGCCGCAGCTGCGCTGCCAGCTGGGTTGACTTGGGATCCAGCACCAGCCGACTTCTTACCATTACTGAGTTGTTGAGTTCCTCACTTGGAGCCCTCACCACCCCATTACCTGGATGCGCTGGACCACCTCTGCCACCAGGTGGACGGTGACCCTGAATTTGGGCAGCAGTTTTACGAAGCCTCCACACCAGAGCAGATGGTGGAGCTAGCGATGGAAAGCGGGATTTTGATTGATGCCGACGACTTCCGGGCCCTACTGAGAAGCGGCAGCACTGAATTTTGGGAGGTTCGCGGAGACGAGGAGCACAACCCGATTACCCATCTGCAGAGGGTCTTTCGGATTTCATGCTGAACAGGGGCACCCTGGGCGTTTTCTAGACCCGAAGGCACCCGGATCGGCCAAAAGTGCCTGTCGATACCCATTCCCCCATCGCAGCCGATTAAGATTTGTAAAGAAATTTTCAAATCCATGGATTGGTCCGCGGCCTTTTCGGCTCTACCTTCTTCTGAACTAGACAAACTAGCGATTTTGAGGGTGATCGAATGCACAAATGGCGTCATTCAAAATCTGTATAGGGAGGGCAGCCCTGATGCCCTATCCGTGGATGAAACCCGCCAAGCGATGAAATTCTCCATGTCATGCATCAAAAGCATGGCAATCCCAATGGGTGATCAGCAAGTCACATTTTGTGAGCCCACGGCTGGTCTATTTACTGAAATAAGGCGTCTTTATATCAGCGGAGCCAAAAACAACAATACAGCGGATTGGGCTGAGTTTCTGCGC from the Cyanobium sp. WAJ14-Wanaka genome contains:
- a CDS encoding Nif11-like leader peptide family natural product precursor; the encoded protein is MEPSPPHYLDALDHLCHQVDGDPEFGQQFYEASTPEQMVELAMESGILIDADDFRALLRSGSTEFWEVRGDEEHNPITHLQRVFRISC